The following proteins are co-located in the Telopea speciosissima isolate NSW1024214 ecotype Mountain lineage chromosome 9, Tspe_v1, whole genome shotgun sequence genome:
- the LOC122639119 gene encoding disease resistance protein RUN1-like, which produces MNESWGVCRVKFWKVLIENREPRDQQNPNPILGADFFNWSYVDDVDELASLNWISLSCWSRAEVEASNSVPQQLEEEEGVFKGVGEGNNVPERVVKEEVDESSAAGSGFVGICGIGGIGKTTIAKAIYNRIHLDFNKHSFLPNVRERAAQCMGLASLQKQFLEDILGRNSDIAGYHRGKKVIEQRLRREKVLLVLDDVDDKKQVDALVGKLNWLGQGSRVIITSRDEQILDMTKVKETKICRPQLFNYEESLKLFSLHAFSMDRPPEDFIQFAHDKWKEIPHEEVHRRLKIRYDNLQDGYQKAIFLDAACFFIGWEKETIITIWEACGYHPESAIQRLITMSLLKFDGCYLRMHDQIRDMGRNIVKEENLMEPVKRSRLWCHDEILEVLDGHKGTDLEGMILPSNLPSVYPDGVYPDRKHFEMMSRLRFLEISSAKFRGEFSCLPFALRWLRWKNCPWDILPTNFCHERLVYLDLSKSIIKQAWNIIPQDKNKRFKKLEVLDLSECRYLSKSPDFSWFPYLERLDLRCCYSLVKLDESIGQLSQLKSLILSKCWSLEKVPESIGDLKSLVELKLNCSGIKALPDSVGLLEKLEVLDAGECNDLVKLPRSMRRMRI; this is translated from the exons ATGAATGAATCTTGGGGCGTATGCAGAGTGAAATTCTGGAAGGTCTTGATTGAGAACAGGGAACCGCGTGACCAACAAAATCCAAACCCCATTTTGGGAGCagatttcttcaattggtccTATGTGGACGATGTTGATGAATTAGCTTCTCTTAATTGGATTAGCTTATCATGTTGGTCACGAGCTGAGGTTGAAGCATCAAATTCTGTTCCTCAAcaattagaggaagaagagggagtGTTTAAGGGGGTTGGAGAAGGCAACAATGTTCCTGAAAGGGTGGTGAAGGAGGAAGTAGATGAGTCATCAGCTGCTGGTTCAGGG TTCGTGGGAATTTGTGGTATTGGTGGCATTGGGAAGACAACTATTGCCAAGGCTATCTATAATAGGATTCATTTGGACTTCAATAAGCATAGTTTTCTTCCAAACGTTAGAGAACGAGCGGCACAATGCATGGGTCTAGCATCTTTGCAGAAGCAATTTCTTGAAGATATTCTTGGAAGAAACAGTGACATAGCTGGTTATCATAGAGGAAAAAAAGTGATAGAACAAAGACTCCGTAGAGAAAAggttcttcttgttcttgatgatgtggATGATAAAAAACAGGTAGATGCTTTGGTTGGTAAGCTCAACTGGCTTGGTCAAGGAAGTAGGGTCATAATAACCTCCAGAGACGAACAAATTTTAGATATGACTAAAGTTAAAGAAACTAAAATCTGCAGGCCTCAACTATTCAACTATGAGGAATCTCTTAAACTCTTTAGTTTGCATGCCTTTTCAATGGACCGACCTCCTGAAGATTTTATACAATTTGCACATGAT AAGTGGAAAGAAATTCCACATGAAGAAGTCCATAGAAGGTTGAAGATAAGATATGATAATCTGCAAGATGGTTATCAAAAAGCCATATTTCTCGATGCTGCATGCTTTTTCATTGGATGGGAGAAAGAAACAATAATCACTATTTGGGAAGCTTGTGGGTATCATCCTGAATCTGCAATACAGAGATTAATTACAATGTCCCTTCTAAAATTTGATGGTTGCTACTTGAGGATGCATGATCAAATCCGTGACATGGGAAGGAACATTGTCAAGGAAGAAAATCTTATGGAGCCGGTTAAGCGTAGTAGGTTATGGTGTCATGACGAAATCTTGGAAGTATTAGATGGACACAAG GGAACTGACCTAGAAGGCATGATCCTTCCATCTAACTTACCAAGTGTTTATCCAGATGGAGTTTATCCAGATCGTAAACACTTTGAGATGATGTCCAGGCTAAGATTTCTCGAAATTAGTTCAGCAAAATTCAGGGGTGAGTTTTCGTGCCTTCCTTTTGCGTTAAGATGGCTCAGGTGGAAGAATTGCCCTTGGGATATTCTACCAACCAATTTTTGTCATGAGAGACTAGTTTATCTCGACCTTTCGAAGAGCATTATTAAACAAGCTTGGAATATCATCCCTCAAGATAAAAATAAG CGGTTCAAAAAGTTGGAAGTTCTCGATTTGAGTGAATGTAGATATCTGTCCAAGTCCCCAGACTTTTCATGGTTTCCTTACCTGGAGCGATTAGATCTTCGATGCTGCTATTCATTAGTTAAGTTAGACGAGTCCATTGGGCAGTTGAGTCAGCTAAAAAGTCTTATTCTTAGTAAGTGTTGGTCATTGGAAAAGGTTCCTGAGTCTATTGGAGATCTAAAATCTTTGGTTGAGCTGAAATTGAATTGTTCAGGAATTAAGGCATTGCCCGATAGTGTTGGACTATTGGAGAAGCTTGAGGTATTAGATGCTGGGGAATGCAATGATCTAGTGAAGCTACCAAGATCAATGCGGAGAATGAG AATTTAG